From the Candidatus Nomurabacteria bacterium genome, one window contains:
- a CDS encoding type IV secretion system DNA-binding domain-containing protein → MNPEDKITYFGETDYRNKRTRFGIKATDRARHMYVIGKTGMGKSTLLENMAIQDIQNGEGMAFIDPHGGTAEKLLDYVPESRLKDVVYFAPFDIDYPISFNVMEDIGADKRHLVASGLMSSFKKIWVDAWSARMEYILNNILLALLEYPESTLLGVNRMLADKDFRKKVVENISDPSVKSFWVDEFAKYGDRYMQEAGAAIQNKIGQFTANPIIRNIIGQPHSSFDIRKLMDEKKILIMNLSKGRVGEQNAALLGGMLITKIYLAAMSRADASPDALKKLPHFYFYVDEFQSFASDSFADILSEARKYKLSLTIAHQYIEQMSDEVRAAVFGNVGTMVIFRVGATDAEVFEKEFSPVFTAEDIVNLGFIQIYLRLMINGIGSKPFSALSMPPIEKPAISYTKEIIENSRKSNARPRSNIEENIKEWHAPVVIEKPKRDFPVDGAPRPSVNGAIENNRSSQNFSQNQNTSTFSPKPVFNRPQTAPVQSTSRPAFNKPASPKPSNLVQKSSYPPADRRPEEKKPFSGLKDLVSRIDTDDLPKENQNQTTIVNPNIGAVSKNPISLEGLKKKPIPQKEPTVENRNALKNVLAQVIAENKNNTPPPPPPVKKVEATPTPAPISTTQKQVVLPRMVNSSIESNDSSSDTVPVSKDPANTTVSKKPREIPEDILRKVLE, encoded by the coding sequence ATGAATCCTGAAGATAAAATAACTTATTTCGGAGAAACAGATTATCGTAACAAACGAACGCGTTTTGGTATTAAGGCTACAGACAGAGCTCGTCATATGTATGTTATAGGAAAGACGGGTATGGGAAAGTCTACTCTGCTTGAAAATATGGCTATCCAAGATATCCAAAACGGTGAAGGTATGGCTTTTATAGATCCACACGGAGGAACAGCAGAAAAATTGCTTGATTATGTTCCAGAGAGTCGTTTAAAAGATGTGGTATATTTTGCTCCTTTTGATATAGACTATCCGATATCCTTCAATGTTATGGAAGATATTGGTGCAGACAAGCGCCATCTAGTGGCAAGTGGACTCATGAGTTCTTTCAAAAAGATTTGGGTGGACGCTTGGAGTGCACGTATGGAATACATATTGAACAATATACTCCTTGCTCTACTTGAATATCCAGAATCAACATTACTTGGAGTTAACAGAATGCTTGCTGATAAAGATTTTCGAAAAAAAGTTGTTGAAAATATATCTGATCCATCAGTGAAATCTTTTTGGGTAGATGAATTTGCAAAATACGGTGATCGTTATATGCAAGAAGCTGGTGCTGCAATTCAAAACAAAATAGGTCAATTTACCGCAAACCCAATAATTCGTAACATCATAGGCCAACCACATTCGTCTTTTGATATTCGTAAATTAATGGATGAAAAGAAAATATTGATAATGAACCTCTCAAAAGGACGTGTCGGTGAACAAAATGCTGCACTACTCGGAGGTATGCTTATTACCAAGATATACTTGGCGGCCATGTCACGCGCTGATGCGAGCCCAGATGCACTAAAAAAACTTCCACACTTCTATTTTTATGTTGACGAGTTTCAGTCTTTTGCTAGTGATAGTTTTGCCGATATTTTGTCTGAGGCTCGTAAATATAAACTTAGTCTCACAATCGCTCACCAGTATATAGAGCAGATGTCTGACGAGGTTCGCGCAGCTGTTTTTGGAAACGTAGGTACTATGGTTATTTTTAGAGTCGGTGCTACGGATGCAGAAGTTTTTGAAAAAGAATTCTCTCCTGTTTTTACAGCAGAAGATATAGTCAACTTAGGTTTTATCCAGATATACTTGAGACTAATGATAAATGGTATAGGCTCAAAACCTTTCTCTGCGCTCTCAATGCCTCCAATTGAAAAACCAGCAATATCTTATACCAAAGAGATAATTGAAAATTCTAGAAAATCCAACGCACGTCCAAGATCTAATATTGAAGAAAATATAAAGGAATGGCATGCACCAGTCGTAATTGAAAAACCAAAAAGAGACTTTCCTGTTGATGGAGCTCCTCGGCCGAGTGTGAACGGTGCGATTGAAAATAATCGTAGTAGTCAGAATTTTAGTCAAAATCAAAATACAAGCACTTTTTCTCCAAAGCCAGTTTTCAATAGACCTCAAACTGCTCCAGTTCAAAGTACTTCAAGACCAGCTTTCAATAAACCTGCTTCTCCAAAACCATCTAATTTAGTTCAAAAATCCAGCTACCCACCAGCTGATAGAAGACCAGAAGAGAAGAAGCCTTTTTCTGGGTTGAAGGATTTAGTAAGTCGTATAGATACAGATGATCTGCCAAAAGAAAATCAAAATCAGACTACTATTGTAAATCCAAATATTGGAGCTGTGTCTAAAAATCCAATATCTCTGGAGGGCTTGAAAAAGAAACCTATACCTCAAAAAGAACCCACTGTCGAAAATAGAAATGCATTAAAAAATGTTCTTGCGCAAGTTATTGCCGAAAACAAAAACAACACACCTCCACCACCTCCTCCTGTTAAAAAAGTAGAAGCTACACCTACACCAGCTCCTATTTCTACGACACAAAAACAAGTTGTATTACCTAGAATGGTAAATAGTTCAATCGAGAGCAATGATTCATCATCTGATACAGTGCCTGTATCGAAAGATCCGGCGAACACTACAGTTTCAAAAAAGCCTAGAGAAATCCCAGAAGATATATTGAGAAAAGTATTAGAGTAA
- a CDS encoding PAS domain-containing protein: MISSSHYTITKSNRNFLLTSVWISVFFIALGIFATVIIGSKVDENERERLLIRAKNAAILIEPGDVKALSGGEADLENPTYQKLKDQMSELKSTNPDANFTYLMGLNGEKLFFFVDSESPGTEDYSAPGDVYEETLPIEVENFKKGLAFVEGPYSDKWGDWVSAYAPIIDSESRETLAIIGIDVDALYWSDKILSVRLIVGFVTLLMCAFLIVLMLYLKNSVGNIELLHKDNESLRASQEYLLETEGIVHLGRWNLNISSNELAWNDQMFSIFEVDQNSKIVPDTFWNSIHPEDLQEVKIAFNKAIAGQLDSFDILYRILISGTKSKKILSICSVRKTSRGEVFRIIGTAQDMSKFSITRT; encoded by the coding sequence ATGATCTCTTCATCGCACTATACAATCACAAAAAGTAATAGAAATTTTTTACTAACATCTGTTTGGATAAGTGTATTTTTTATTGCATTAGGTATTTTTGCAACTGTTATTATAGGTAGCAAGGTAGATGAGAATGAGCGAGAGAGACTTCTAATTAGGGCTAAAAATGCAGCAATCCTAATTGAACCTGGTGACGTTAAAGCTCTTTCTGGTGGAGAAGCGGACCTAGAAAATCCTACATATCAAAAATTAAAAGATCAGATGTCTGAATTGAAGAGCACAAATCCAGACGCAAACTTTACTTATTTGATGGGATTGAACGGAGAAAAATTATTCTTCTTTGTTGATTCTGAATCTCCTGGTACAGAAGATTATTCTGCACCTGGAGATGTGTACGAGGAGACACTTCCAATTGAAGTTGAAAATTTCAAGAAAGGACTTGCTTTTGTTGAGGGTCCTTATTCTGATAAATGGGGTGATTGGGTTTCAGCTTATGCACCTATAATTGATAGCGAAAGTAGAGAGACCCTTGCGATAATTGGAATAGATGTTGATGCTTTATATTGGTCTGATAAAATACTTTCTGTTCGATTGATAGTTGGCTTCGTGACTTTGCTCATGTGTGCCTTCTTGATTGTCCTTATGCTCTATCTGAAAAATTCGGTAGGGAACATAGAGCTACTTCACAAAGACAATGAAAGCTTGCGTGCAAGTCAGGAGTATCTACTTGAAACAGAAGGAATAGTTCACTTGGGTAGATGGAATTTAAATATATCTTCCAATGAGCTTGCCTGGAATGATCAAATGTTCAGTATATTTGAGGTAGACCAAAACTCTAAGATCGTTCCTGATACTTTTTGGAATTCTATACATCCAGAAGATTTACAGGAAGTAAAAATTGCTTTTAATAAAGCTATTGCTGGGCAGTTAGATTCTTTTGATATTTTATATAGAATATTGATCTCAGGTACAAAATCTAAAAAAATTCTTTCCATATGTTCAGTACGAAAAACTTCTAGAGGTGAGGTGTTCCGCATAATTGGTACAGCTCAAGATATGTCAAAATTTTCAATAACACGTACATAA